The genomic window GTATTGATAAGCTTCACAATACTAAAGAGGGTCTGCGTGGAGTACCGACTGGTTTTAAGGCTCTGGATGACAAGCTTGCCGGTCTTCAAAAATCGGATCTCATTATCCTAGCCGCTCGTCCTTCCATGGGTAAAACTTCTCTTGCCTTGGATATTGCTCGCCAGGCGGCCATTGTACACGGCATCCCTGTCGGTATTTTCTCCCTAGAAATGGCTTCTCAGCAGCTCATTGACCGTATGCTTGCTTCCGAGTCTCGTGTCGATGCCTGGAAACTGCGCACCGGCAAGCTCACTCTCGAAAGTGATTTCGTTAAGATCCATCAGTCACTCGAAAAACTTTCCAAGGCCCCTATTTTTATCGACGATCAGCCGGCCAACAACATTCTCAAAATGCGTTCGGTAGCTCGCAGACTAAAGAGTGAAAAAGGACTTGGACTTATCATCGTCGACTACCTACAGCTCATGGTACCGACCCAGTCTCGCAATTCTGACAATGTAGTCCAGCAAGTGACTGAGATTTCCCGCTCGCTGAAGCAGCTCGCTCGTGAGCTCGAAGTCCCTGTGCTGGCTCTGTCTCAGCTCTCGCGTGCCGTAGAGCAGCGCGGCGGCAAGCCTCGACTCTCCGACCTTCGCGACTCCGGTTCCATTGAACAGGATGCTGACGTGGTGTTGTTTATTCACCGCGAGGATAAATACAAGGAGGATTCAGATCGTCCAAATATGGCTGAAATCTTGATCGAAAAGCACCGCAACGGTCCGACTGGCAAGGCAGACTTGTATTTCGATGCCGAAAAATCAACTTTCCTCAACATTGAAAAGGGCGACTTTGGAGACTTCGAGCAAAAAGGCGCCAACGCTCCGGAATTTTTCTAGAATACTATGGATGCCATCAGAGAACTCACCGAACGTTTTAGTCAATTTCCCGGCATTGGCCCTCGCCAGGCCAAGCGGTTTGTGTATTACTTGCTTACCCGCCCCAATGGCTATCTCAAAGAATTTTCAGCTCTCGTCAATGAGCTAAAAGGGAGTATCACCGTCTGCCCTTCGTGCTTTCGCTTTTTTCCCAAACGACATGAAAATTCATCCCTCTGTGATATTTGTCTAGATACCCACCGATCTCACGAAGAATTGATGATTGTCTGCAAGGATGTTGATCTTGAAAGTATTGAAAAATCCCACTCCTTTAATGGAAAATATTTTGTGCTAGGAGGCACTGTGCCTATTTTAGATAAAGAACCCAATCGCAAAATTCGGGCCAGCGAACTCATCAAGACCATCACTGAAAGAAAACCCGAGCTAAAAGAAATTATTTTGGCTGTCAATTTTAATCCTGAGGGAGAACACACTTCTGACTATGTATCTTCTCTGCTCAAGCCAATCATCGCCAATACACCAATCATCGTTTCAACCCTCGGCCGTGGACTGTCGACTGGCACCGAGCTCGAATACTCAGATAGTGAGACTCTAAAAAATGCCTTGGAACACCGTCAGTCTTCCAATAGCTAAGCATCAAAAGGTTGTGGCGGCAGGGCGAGGCGAGAGTTTTATTTATTTGATAGCTGAAATCTTTACTTCTACAAAAGGCTGGCGATGGCCATTTTTCTTGAAATAGCGAGACTTTTGCTTGTATTTAATGACGTCAATTTTCTTGGCCCGGCCTAGAGACTCAAAGGTAGCCTCCACAGAAGCCCCTGAGATAGTAGGGGTACCGATAGTAGTGTCTTTGCCATTATCCACCATTAAAACCTTATCAAAAACGATTTTATCGCCTTTTGTAAAGTCGCCATCGAGCTTCTCCACCTTGAGGGTGTCGCCCACTTTGACACGGTATTGTTTGCCGCCTGTTTGGATAACTGCAAATTCCATAGATTTACTATTGTACTTATTTCCGGAAAAAAGGCAAGTTTGCCAGCCCTATAACAGTTTTTATCTTTTTCATTCCTCTTCCCTATCCGGCTTATCCAAAACTAAACTTTCAATACCGGGCGCCACCCCTGCAATCCGCATGACATCCTTGTCCACTTTTTTAAATTCTTTATTGGAAGCATTGAAATGATTGACGGTGGTTTCGAGGGATTTGCCGTGCTTGCTGTGATATTCTTCGTAGCTCTTGATATGCTTGCCCAGCTCCTCAACCCTCTTGATAATATCCTTGGCCGTCTCCTCGATCTGAAGCGCTTTCAGGCCTTGCATGACAGTCTGCAAATAGGCCAAAAAAGAGGTCGGCGAGACAATGATGACTTTGTATTTGCTAGCTGCTCTTTGGATCAGGCTTTCGGTGTCGTCCTTCAAAGCTCCGATTTTGTTGATCAATAAATCATAGTAAATAGCCTCATGCGGAATAAACATAAAAGCGAAATCGAGCGTGCCCATACTTGGCTGGATGTATTTTGAGGTTTCCGCGATGCGATTTTTCAAGTCAGCCACAAAAACTTTTTCGAGCTTCTCTTTTTCAATCGGATTTTTTTCTTCAATGATACGATTATAATTTTCTAGTGAGAACTTGGAGTCTACCGGAATAATTTTATCTTTAACAAAAACTACCGCATCCGGGATGAGATCCTTCCCTGCTTCATCCTGACCTAGCGGATACTGCATCTGATAGCTTCCCGGCGGCAAAACATTTTTCAAAAGGGTCTCGAGATAATATTCACCTAAAATCCCGCGCTGTTTTGGATTTT from Candidatus Paceibacterota bacterium includes these protein-coding regions:
- a CDS encoding replicative DNA helicase yields the protein IDKLHNTKEGLRGVPTGFKALDDKLAGLQKSDLIILAARPSMGKTSLALDIARQAAIVHGIPVGIFSLEMASQQLIDRMLASESRVDAWKLRTGKLTLESDFVKIHQSLEKLSKAPIFIDDQPANNILKMRSVARRLKSEKGLGLIIVDYLQLMVPTQSRNSDNVVQQVTEISRSLKQLARELEVPVLALSQLSRAVEQRGGKPRLSDLRDSGSIEQDADVVLFIHREDKYKEDSDRPNMAEILIEKHRNGPTGKADLYFDAEKSTFLNIEKGDFGDFEQKGANAPEFF
- a CDS encoding toprim domain-containing protein codes for the protein MDAIRELTERFSQFPGIGPRQAKRFVYYLLTRPNGYLKEFSALVNELKGSITVCPSCFRFFPKRHENSSLCDICLDTHRSHEELMIVCKDVDLESIEKSHSFNGKYFVLGGTVPILDKEPNRKIRASELIKTITERKPELKEIILAVNFNPEGEHTSDYVSSLLKPIIANTPIIVSTLGRGLSTGTELEYSDSETLKNALEHRQSSNS
- the rplU gene encoding 50S ribosomal protein L21, whose translation is MEFAVIQTGGKQYRVKVGDTLKVEKLDGDFTKGDKIVFDKVLMVDNGKDTTIGTPTISGASVEATFESLGRAKKIDVIKYKQKSRYFKKNGHRQPFVEVKISAIK
- a CDS encoding DNA recombination protein RmuC, with protein sequence MSSSLELILGLLALIFIFNIGVLVFFIRKQSGLGGSNSHLNDERKQAEQETAFRLLLQQMHELQRTVDSKMGESSKIMQESMKHQASESFKVVRDITERLTRLDETNKQVVSFADQLQSLQDILKNPKQRGILGEYYLETLLKNVLPPGSYQMQYPLGQDEAGKDLIPDAVVFVKDKIIPVDSKFSLENYNRIIEEKNPIEKEKLEKVFVADLKNRIAETSKYIQPSMGTLDFAFMFIPHEAIYYDLLINKIGALKDDTESLIQRAASKYKVIIVSPTSFLAYLQTVMQGLKALQIEETAKDIIKRVEELGKHIKSYEEYHSKHGKSLETTVNHFNASNKEFKKVDKDVMRIAGVAPGIESLVLDKPDREEE